The window GCAAACTGCGTCGTACTGCCGCAAAGCTTGGGACGCATCGCATCCAAGCCACCTACGCCtacctcgacgagctgaaAAGAGGCTGATCTACTTGTGATGGCCTGTGTAGAGACGAGAATCACATGATCGTAGCAACATGTTTGTTCCTGAAGTTGACCAACGGCTAGGCGCGCGCTTGAGTCGAGAGCGTCCACTGCGGTGGGGGCTCGCATGCTAGTGAGATGGCACTGAAGCGGGCAATTGCACTCGTAAAGCGATGTGCACTCATGGACGAACAAGGCCGGGTCTGTTGGGTTGGCACAGAGGCAGATGGCTGCCTgggcgagcgagacaatGTAAGTATCGTGAGCCCTGGTGAGTCGGAAAGGAAGCGCTACAGGATAGTGAATGCGAACGTCGTGGAAATGGAAAAGGAGCTATCAGAGTCAACTGGAGAGGTAGgacacattcacgattgagaCGGCTTGCTTGACCTGTCAACATTAGCTTGGTGTCTATCCAAGCGCCGGAAGCGAGGGGAAACGCCAAACGGCTCTGAAGAATCGTCAATTCTGCCGGCTCTCACGCGACGGCGGCACGAGTGTcgatggaagcgatgcagctAGCCAACTTTGCACTTTTTGAACCAAcatacattcgtgattgtgcatCAATCGCAAGACCGAGACAGTATTCGCGATGCACGATTCTACGGAAGCATTAGTCGCTCGCTCCTCTCGAAGCCATTCACGGCGATTGGAGATTTGAGTTGCGATGATCTGGGCGTCAAATTTCTAATGCAGTTTGGTACGAAGGCGaggcacaggcacaggcaGAACGTTGTTCTTTTTTCATTCCCACATGGACTGGCCGCCTTCACGTTCGGATTGCATGTCAGCTTttgaggaggagcaagcgTGGATAGAGTGATATAGTCCAAGCAGCGACTTGAGCCCCTTACGCGGTTTGGTGCTTTCTTTTATCTTgatgatgcgtgattcaATTGTGAGCGATTCGCGCTTTGCTGTCTCTCCTTCCTTTtgaactcacgactcacgactgtttgTCGTTGCGTGACAAAAAGGTAAATCGTACAGTAAATTGTCAGCGtgaactcgtgactttcaCGATACAggatcagcagcacgcGAGGTAACTGCAGATCGTTGATCTTTTTCGCTCGCTTAAACTGAGCGGCCCTTGAAAAGTGCGCTGCTACTAAGTTACTTTTCGCAacgcacacacgcacacacgcacacacgcacacgccTAAtcccaatcacgaatcacgaattctaTTTTCTCACTTTcctgattcgtgatttgtgattcatgattgtctCTCGAATACCGCACTGCTCTAGCCAAGCGTCAGAGGTGAGCGGACTGCTTTCGCTTACTCCTGTACAAATCCGTGGCGTACAGACGTCGGCGTTGCCATCCGGAAGCTGACAACGAATATGTGTTCGGTGAACAGTGCATGTTAACGCTCTGGTAGCAGGATCCAAGCAAGCTATTTTTGTACTTGTTTGGAACCATTCACGAGTCGACTCAACTTATACATCAGCCAAGAGTGAGCAGCATCTCATGCCAAACCAAGTTCCGCAGCAGTCCTTCATGAATCTTTTGATAGAGTTTCAAtccagctgctctgctAAGTTCAAACCCCTCTGCTAGCTCTGAGCTGCGCTCTTTGTCCTCTTTTCCTCAGCTCGCTCCTCGCTCCGCACGCGGtttgcgcagctgcaccgaATCGAGTCACAAGTGTACACTAGAAACCTGACCTTTGTGGTTTCTGTTTACGCTCCACAGTTTCGTCGTTCAGCCCAACaagggaaaaaaaaaaatcaagGAAAATGGAATTGAAAAAGAAAACTAGAAAAAACGGAAAATCCGActcaattcgtgattctcacaactcgtgactcagTGAGTAGGCGACTGTAGCACGTACTGTAGCTTCCATTACGCATACCAAGCTGGTCTGCGGTGAGCGTGAAGCTTCGGCTAGTATGTGAGTTCAGCCCGCGCTGTCTACTTGCGCAAAACTAAATCAGATCTGAGACAAGTCTCAGTCACGTCTGCCTTCAGACACCGACTCTGTCTCGTTGTGCATTCTCCCTTGCCATGGCCGATTGTCTCGCGTCATCATCCATGGGGGTCCATCAACTCCGACGTCGAAGccaccaagaagcgcttATTCGTGAAAAAGTGGTGCAAGTCGGTGGCCAAGCACGTCCTCTTGCTAACTAACGCAAGCTACTTCCAACATGATACAGCGTAGTCCAACTATGATagcaccagcaacgcttTTCGTCTTGTCAGGTTGTTTCCACGACATCGACAGTGGGTCCATGATCCGTCTCGACTCCGTGCCTTGATGGACAACGCTGCAGGCGACGAGACCTATCCGATGCACAGAAGCATTGCATTGCTTGCATTGCTTGCATCCGACAAATGAAATCTACCGTCGCAGGCTGCTCGCAGCAGTGACGAGTGCACGTGTGACAATACAGGTCCTGTTCTTTCGCTTCATTCTCACAGATGCCACAATCTTGCTTCAACCTCGACCTGCTTCACTGCGCCACAACGACGACTCGTCCGATTCATTTTGTCCAAAAGATCGAGCCAATCCCACACACTGAAGCTAAAGGCCGATGTTGCGTTATCTATTCCCTTCCAGGCGCATCCGAAATGAGAACAACTCCTAGCCAGCTTGCCCGCCGTACAACCCACTTTTCTATCATGCAGCCCAAAACATTCATGATCCTGGCTTGGCTACTGCAATTCTCTCTCTGCAGTCATGTCGCCTCCCTTATCCAAACTTGTACGGTTTTTGCGACTTGGTAGCTGGGAGTATTGCCAGCGAGATTCGCTCGCGCACCCCTTCAAATAGCCCAGGCAACATGTGCTAAGCCGAGGAAGGCGCCTCGTCCCTTGCCAAAGGACAATCCTCTGTTTACGCTCGACCTCTGCAAGCCTCAAAAGTATCCTTTGATTCTCTGCATACCTCACAATGGATGGCATCGGCTTCATTGCCGGTCTGCACGCCGCAACGCTCGACGATCAAGGTTATCGGTCCGTGCTGCTCAAGCCTAACAAGCGACAGTCCCTTCGGACTCCTGGCAGCTCCATCTCGGAAAAAACTAGATCCATCGTCAGCAAGGGCAAGAGCCTTTTTTCGCTTGCCTCTCCAGCTTCATCCATGTCTTTCAGCACGAGCACAAAGTCCGTCGCCTCCTCTTTGGCATCCTGCAGCGAACAAGGACACAGAACGAGCCATTCAGCGACCGACAACATTCAGAGCTCTTTCGTCGCCGAACACGCCTCATGGACAAAAGCAGAGCAGCATACGCTCCACCACGATGATCTTGCTCCTGAATCATCGATTCCCTTGATGCTTTTCAGCGCGCCTCGTCCCATGTTCCAGCTAAGTGGACAGCTTTGCAAAAGAATCCGCCTCGACCCACACTTTGACCCCAGCTGGATCTCGACATTTGTCGACAACAGCTACCTCTTCCCATCAAAGCCAAATGTCAGGGAGCCATATGGCTGTGAATATGTTTGCCTCGCTTGTCATCACACTCATCTCGCATCGGAAACGCTGCAAGGCAGCGTAAACTTGACAGGCCACGAAGCAGCCCCCTGTATAACGCCGCTGAGTCCAATGTCAGCAATGCTGTTTTCGATTGCAGAGCAGCCCACATCTTCAACAGATGAACAGCCTCATCGACAAGATGCGCCTGTTCTGTTGACACGATTGCCGCCAGAAAGTCGAAtcgaagcgcaagcacTTCAGTGACAACATGACAACGCCAAATCTACACACCATACTGATCGGTACCAGCAAAGATTGCAAGACAAATCAGCTAGAACATGTCGGAAGCTCGCATTCGAgccttggtcttggtcttggtctcggACGAGAAACCCACGGGAGCCGCATCAAGATCATCTTGGTCGAAATCAAACGTCAAGAGCGATCTCTTTTTGGTCGACTTGTCctttttgcgcttcttctctgTCTGCGCCgctgtcgacgtcgacgtgTCAGCAAGCTTCTCCGTTTCGTCTCCGGCATCCTTGCGCTTCGATCTGACTTGAAATATGACACCCGATCCAGCAGTCGAGTCGTGCATCTTGGGTCGCACCGCTGTTTTATCTCGACTAGCACCACCTTGCTCCACATCAGACGTCTCCTCATCAGAAGCAAAGATCGCTTTGTACACGTCGATCGACGGCTTGATGTACGTCAATGTGTCATCACCTTGccgctcgtcatcgcccATACCGATCTCGTCTTCCTGCAGAGCGTCTTCCACTTGAGTGGTAGCTTGTGGCACAAAGAGACCGGTCGAGGCTTGCGCGTCGAGCGACAGCGGTGTTGGAGCGGCAGCTAACGCTTTCAGCTGGTCCTTGCTGCGTGCCCAATGCTGGTCCACACGAACGCTCGATTTGGACTTGGACGATCGTGTCGAGCCGTAAAATAGATCTGGGTCGTCTTGCATATTTGGATCTGGCCTCTCAGCTGAGCTGTGCTGTGATCTAGTCGGTTGCTCGCCGTCCTTGCGCCTGCGAGCGATCGCCGGCTCCGTGACACCGAGCCGTTTGCAAAGCAATCTCTCCGGCTCCCATGCTTCGACCTTGCGTGTAAGATGTCCGAAATTCCCCATCTTGGCTGCGCTCTGAGCTATCGACAACTGCTTTTCCGCCACCACACCTGCCTCATTCTGCCTCTCCTTGTCCTTTCGCTCGCTCACCGCAGAAGCCGGCGCGGGATGTCTGAGCCCAGCATGTGCGCTAGttgcgctcgtctcgtGTTGCATTACGCTTTCACTTGCCTTTGCAAAcctgctcgccatcgccgagctgATCGGTCGGAACATGTTGGCGCTCTTGGCAAATTCGTGCAATTCATTCGAGTACTGTTCTGCCGTCAGCTCTGTGGGGACTGCTAGAGATTTGGATCGTTCGTCTGTTGAGCAAGAGGTGGATTGAGACTTGAGGTAGGTCAGGTATCGCTCGTGTTTGGCGGGATTGGTATCAAAAGGCGCAAATCCTTGGAGCGCTTGTGCGGCGGTGGAGGGGTCGAGGTGGGGCACATGAATGAATTCTGGCTTGGATTCGGACGAGCAGGGAGATGGGAGGGGTAGATTCCTGGACGAGGCGAgatgttggcgagcttTGGTCGAGAGGAAAGCGGCAATGTTGGGGGGTGGACCGGGGAGTTTGGCTTCTCCTAGAAggtgagctcgagacgcagGTGTGAGATTTCTAGCTGGGTCgtcggtggaagcggtggAGCGCTTCCATATGCGCGTGGGGTCCGGTTGCCATCCGACGGGGAGAGGTGGACGCTCCAAGACGCGCGGTGGCGCTGACGCTTGACGGGCGAGCTGGAAACCTGACAATATCGGTCGACCGTCTGACCATACATGTGCTCGGTCGTCTTTTGGCGAGTCTACGCTTGTCGTAGTTGCGCACTTTGGTCTATCGTGTTTATCGAGCATCTGTAGCAGCGTCGGTTGTTCGGGTGCGCCCAGACCTCTTTTGGACGTGTGTGCTTGAGCAGACACATGCGCTGAATTGTCCACCTTGATAGCGCAACCACTGCCGATCGTCCGCGAAGAATCGCTGTGCATCGCTTTCGTCTTCGCACCGCTCTTGCATCCCAGTTCTTGTCCTGGCTTCCATCCCATACGCCGCAACAGCTTATAACCCACCTCTTCGTTGCTCGCCAGTCCAACAccatcttcttctgccACTGCGCTTGTCGAGGCACTCACCTCTCTCAGACCAGCAATCTGATTCAAGCCTGCAACAGCGTTATCCGACGCTCGAGTCACGTGTTGAGCAGCCTTCCAGTCGGCCAAGTCCTCCTCATCCATAAAGTCTTGCACTGTACTCCTCTTGTCCTCGGCACGATGCTTCCTGCTGGACCTGAAACTTGTGGGGGTCCAACCGTGTTCGCTGCCGACAGTATTGTAGTACCCCGCGGACCAGCCGCCCGTAAATGCGCCATGGAAGCGACGTCTGCCCTGTGCATCGCGTGCTTCCTGTTGCCATATCGGTTTGAGTTCATTCGGATCGCGTTTCCCAGACGAAACCGACGGCAAAGGCGTTCCCACAATGCACAGGTTCCGAGTTAGCGACCAGAGTGAATCCGGTGAAACCGAGCGCACTTTTCGTCGAAGACGATCCGTCGCCATGACTGCGTGTGATCTACACTAGCCATTCATtcgatcgcatcgcctCCAGGATCCACTTGAAGCCTCGAGTCAGtgagcaagctgctcgtctcgacgaTCAAGGGTCCACATCCAACTCGCGCCGCAACGTGACGCTGCAActgccaatcgtgaattcgtgtGCAGCGCATACAGTCACTATCGGCCGACAGATCACTCTTTCCTTGTACCGCTTTCTCCTCTCCACACTTTTCCGCTCTTATTCCGTTAGAATCTTGCTTGCTTTCTGCCCACtcaagcaatcacgaatcacaatcacggaATCTTGAATTCTCAGAAAGCATCAACCCTTGTAttgacactcgtgactgtgacaTCCGTCTCTGATTTCGGCGTACAACCCTCagatactcacgactgttgTCCGAAGTGCGAACAGCAAAAGAAGAACCCAACTCAGCTAAGCCTCACTCACCGTTTCGAAGATCAAGCCCGCCAGCAAGATTGCTCGAGCATGAAGATGACGATTGACAATTCTACCTCTGACGTCTGCGAATTGACAAAGCACTCTCTATATAGATATGTGCGGGATATTTTAGCTAAAAGTGACAGAGAACATTACGTGAAGGGAAAAAAAACGACGAGACAGATCCTTCGCATCCTGGCGAAACCGTGTTCAAACCTGAACATGTGTGCGAACACATGTATGCGAAGAGGACGCTTACTCAGACATGGCAATGCCCGAGTCGGAAGCATAAGCGCTGTCCGGCGAAATGACGCGGTGCGGGACACCGTCAACAGTGCGGTAGAAAGCGACCTGGTCGTTCTCGTCGACAAACTTGCACGTGTTGATGCTCTTCCAGAGCGAGACAAAGACGTTTTCGGTGCTCTTGACGTAGTGGTGTCCAAGACGagccttgagcgcctcggTAGCCTCCCAGGCGTTGTAGTGGGGGATCTTGCTCGAGACGTGGTGAAGGACGTGAGTCTCAGCAATACCGTGGAAAAGGTAAGGACCAACAGGACCGAGCCAGTTGCGGTCAATCGTGCAAAGAGCGCCACGCGGGAAGGTCCATGCCTCGGCCTTGTAGTGAGGAAGAGCGGGGTCGGTGTGCTGGAGGTAGGTGATCATTACGAGCCAGTGGTTGCACCACAGGTAAGGAATGACATAGTAGCGGAAGACGTCCGAGAAACCGCCCTTGGAGAGCAGGCCCCAGGCGGTGAGAGCGCTGAGCGTAGCGGCGATACCAATGTCGGAAACGATAATCTGCATGCGGTGACGCTTGTCAAAGATAATCGCATCCGGGTTAAAGTGGTTCGTGAATTTGGGGTAGTGGAGCTGACCAGAGGCGTTCCTGAGTAGGTACAGAGGCCAGCCGAGGAGTTGCTGAATGAAAATGTAGAGCAGGTTGTAGGCGGGAGCATCCTCGAGAACTTCGGCGAGCCACTCGCCGAACGTTTCGTCAACCTTGATGGCACCGACCTCCTTCTCAACGGCGTCCTCGTCGTTCGAGTCGTCGGCAGACTTGGGAGCAGGCTGAAGCGGGAGACGGCCGCGCTGTTGTCGGGTTCGGGGGACAAAGACTTCGTCACGGGTCAAGTGACCTGTGGCAGCGTGATGGCGGGCGTGCGAGATTCTCCACGAGTGGTAAGGCACGAGGAGAGCCGAGTGGAGGACCCAGCCGACAGCAttgttgagcgtcttgctaGTGCTGAAGCTTTGGTGACCACACTCGTGAGCAATGACCCATACGCCGGTGAAGACCATACCCTGGAGGATCCAGTAAGCGGACCAGGCAGCAAAACGAGTAGCAGCCTGCTGAACGCCAAGGGAAACGTAGGGAGAAAGGGCGTTGGACTTGAGGCCAGAGAAGGTGCTAGCGACGGTAGGGTCAATAAAGCTAGCGGCATAGCCAAGTGCAGCAATCATGGCAAAATCGGCAAACACATAGGTGAACGACTTGAAGGCGGAGCGCTCAAAGCAGTGAGCAGGGATCGCCGAGAGAAGATCCTTGACGGTGAATTGGGGCACGTCAAAGGTGGGGATGTCCTTCTCGTCGTAGGTGGCAGCCTTGCGATGCGAGTAACGGATAGTCTCAGTCTTGCTGGCcttggcggcggtggaggcagcagcggccTTCTTGCCTGCGCGCTGACCGGCAGCGGTAACGTTGGGTGCGACAGCGGACGACATGTCGACGGATCGCTTAAACCTTCTTGAGAAAGATGGGCGCGGAAACGAAAACAAGgaagagaaggaggaggaggaatGGAAGGGACGACCTGGGATGTTGGGAGAGTTGGTGGCGTGAGGAACAAGGAAGACGACAGAGCTACGACGATCCATTAATACCACGTACTGAATGCGAATCAGTGGCGAGAACAGGGGACTGCTAGAGAGAAAGCACGTAAGCACAGCAACCcatacacacacacacacacacacatgcaggcattcgtgattctgagGAGGCGAAATTTCGGAGcaagcacctcgagcaCGACGTTTGGACTGTGCGGGCGAGAGCAGGACGCACCCAACACTCTCGCTTGAATTGCATTCCAGAGTCGCAAGATAGCGTGAACAGGTCTTGGCTAGGTTTTCTCTGCTTCATTAGTTGATTTGGCGTGGCAAATTTTTCGTTTGGTCAGAGTGGCTCCATGGTTGGTGATTTCGCAGTTTTGAGCGCTCTGCGGATTCTGGAACGCAACCTCGAGCTAAAAATGCACCAAGTCGCCGAATCAGAAGCGCGGGGGGGGGACGAGGAGAGAGGACCCTCAGTTGACTCTGCGGTTGTGCTTTGCCACGTCCCaccttcgtgattcgcagATTCGCACACTGAGACGCACAGACAGCTCTTCTGAAAATTCATGGCGTTCCAGTGCCAAGGCCAGACTGATTTGCTCCCTTCCTTTGGCAGGATCCACACATGTCAAAATCTCGAAAATCTTCTGAAACCCTTTGAACGTGGCCACCCTCTCGGCAGCGATAAAGGCATAACAGGTTTCAACAGTCAATCGGGGCCTTTAGGACAGAGGAAACTTTCCCTCcagacactcacgactcccGTAACTAAGCAGTTACTTTAGCAAGAAAAAAGTTGGGGCAGATTGCAGACTAAGCTAGAATTCGAACTCATCCGTCTTTGTCTCTCCAATCACACGCCgcccattcacgatttccgCCACACCTGCCAGGCAGACATGTGTACAGTCGGCTCCCTCTTTTTCCAAGCTGTGCCATCCGCCTCAAGTCCAAAACTCGAACGTCGATCACCAGCTCAACGCAACTGTCGCGTCGACACCGATCGCGATTCCCTTTCACCTCCCATCCGTGGTTCCTCATTGTCATCCAAGTTCCGTTTGGTCTACTTCTGGCGAGAGCCAACACTCGTCGCATCGAGGGCTCGTCATTTGTCACGGCTGAACGCCAAAAAAAGTCGTCAATTGCTGGATCCTAACGAGACTGATTGTGATTCAGCGCCCTCGGCTAGGACCAGGACCAAAGCACCTTTCCCCGAGGCGTGAAAGTCGTGAAAGCGAATTTGCTCGCCCCAGGAcagagtgtgagtcgtgagtcacgaatgtaatcacgaattctaCTTCAGAAATTTTGTTCTGATTGAACCTACGATCTAACAAGCTGTGCTCTACCGCTGTGGTTCTGTCGCACGGGTAATTATCAGATCGGGGCGACCTCTCGATATCGGCACCGATTCTGCAGACCTTCTGGTTTCCGGCGAGACACTTTTGAGCATCTCCGTCGTTTGCAGCATGCAAGCCTTGGTTCAAGCCTAAGCGGACGGTGTTGAGGTGCATGACGTCGACTCAGGTGTGCGACGATCCTTGACTTGAAACCAACTTGTGCTGAGTCCGCTCTGAATGGTGAAGGAAGCTGAGGATGATGTACTTCTCTGAACCAAAGACGCCGATTTGGACTCGCCCTGCAGCGTCAGTGGGTCCTGTGTCTGTAAGTGCACAATGTTGTCATGCGAGCGGCTGCGGAGCTGACCAGAAGGATCGCCTTGCTCCTTCCTGGTCTGGATCACACCAAGTGGTTGGGGAATAGCATTTGTGTTTCTTATCGCCGTGTGGTGCGATGATTGTGTGTGTTCCATGGAAATCGCAAACTTGATTTCGATTTTTTCGATCCATCGGTCAGGCACGAAAACTTTGTCCTCGCAGAACTGAATTGCTGCCGATTTTCGGCTGCGCCGTGTTttgtgctgtgctgtgctgtgtTTGatttcattcgtgatttgtcTCGTGGAGGTTGGAAGACCAAGCGACGATTTcgacagtcgtgaatcacgaatgtgtatgtgtgcgtgtgtgaTCTTGACCTTCTTGTTGCGTCGTCTCCTTCTCTTGGGCGCACCACACCATCTCCACCACATACTTTCACTACATTCCTCTCGAGCGTCACGATCGCTTCTCCTCAGTTCAAGCTGTGAACCGTCTCGTCTTCGGTAGATCAGCCTCTGACTTTGCGCTACTTTTTACAAGGAGCAGTCGTTCGCACTTGCTCCGCCTGTCCACCATTCCACGTCAAGTTGTCGACCTTCGTCTAAAGGCCGCGGCCAAAAACTTCCTCACTGGAAGCTCTCGACCTCCTTAATACTGCTCTCACAGCAACCGCATCGAAGACACttcaaaaaaaaaattaGAAAAAGGCCGCCTGGCTGTCCTAGCTGGCGACCCACCCTGAACGACCGAGCTCGCTCATACCCATTCAACCTCAAAGGTAAGTCATATGATGCAGTAACATGGTTGCTTCGAGTTTGATTTGTCGGAAGGCTGTGGACTTGTTTTTGCATAAATGGGCACCAACCAAAAGATTCGGTCGAGGAAGCCATCTTTCTGTGCTGCGGTCGATAAGGGCTGGATCCTGCGGGTGTTGGATCTCGATACCAATGGCGGGTACATCTATAGATTCAAATCAGCCGTGAGACAATGCCCTTTCGCATCGCCTGTCGAATGTGTCAGCTCATGAACCGCGAAAATTCAACATTCGATTACAGCCATATCCACCTAGGGAGGAATGCATCAGCGCCATCTCGAGGACGGTCATGTCAAGGCAAGTCGATATAGCTTTGTTGCTGGCTTGCCTTCCGGCGGGTGCCTCACATTTAACACGTCTGCACTGTCAATGTCTCTCGGCATTCAATGGTGCTAGTTGTATtagcagagcagcagcagggcggcggcggcggttAAGATGACCAAATTAGTATGGTCTCAGGGTTGAAAACGGATTTCCGAGCTAAGAAAAGGAGGCGGCGCGTCCGTTGTGGATTTGCTATGTGGGAAATTCAACGTCG of the Mycosarcoma maydis chromosome 2, whole genome shotgun sequence genome contains:
- a CDS encoding uncharacterized protein (related to Delta-12 fatty acid desaturase), coding for MSSAVAPNVTAAGQRAGKKAAAASTAAKASKTETIRYSHRKAATYDEKDIPTFDVPQFTVKDLLSAIPAHCFERSAFKSFTYVFADFAMIAALGYAASFIDPTVASTFSGLKSNALSPYVSLGVQQAATRFAAWSAYWILQGMVFTGVWVIAHECGHQSFSTSKTLNNAVGWVLHSALLVPYHSWRISHARHHAATGHLTRDEVFVPRTRQQRGRLPLQPAPKSADDSNDEDAVEKEVGAIKVDETFGEWLAEVLEDAPAYNLLYIFIQQLLGWPLYLLRNASGQLHYPKFTNHFNPDAIIFDKRHRMQIIVSDIGIAATLSALTAWGLLSKGGFSDVFRYYVIPYLWCNHWLVMITYLQHTDPALPHYKAEAWTFPRGALCTIDRNWLGPVGPYLFHGIAETHVLHHVSSKIPHYNAWEATEALKARLGHHYVKSTENVFVSLWKSINTCKFVDENDQVAFYRTVDGVPHRVISPDSAYASDSGIAMSE